The following nucleotide sequence is from Bos taurus isolate L1 Dominette 01449 registration number 42190680 breed Hereford chromosome 3, ARS-UCD2.0, whole genome shotgun sequence.
TATCATCTTTGTAAGTTCCTCGCTGGTCCCTCCCCTGCTGCCCCCGTGGCGAGCGTCTTTCTGTTGGGAACCAGCCAAGGAAGAGCACGAGCTCTTCAGGCCAGAGCTCCCCCTGGGGGCTCCACACCCACAGCTCTGGTTATTGGAAGTCTGAGCAAAGCTGTATAGAGGCAGACAGGTGTGCAGACTCAGAACCACCCAAGCCCTGGCCTTGGGTTAGGAAGGGAGCACAGGGCCCTGTATTTGACAGAAGACAGTGCGCAGCTTCAGAAGGGGAAAATAGGCTGGCAGCAGCTGAGAGCCGACCCTCTCTCCCTGGTATTTCCACCTGGCATCCCCCCAGAGGAGTCTCAGGAACCATGACTGACATTGGCATTGGGCCTCTGACAGCCTCGCTGAGCTTTTGTATCTCTAGTCCCTTATAGCTGAGGTGCTTGGAGTGCTCAGGATATGTGGTGTGAATGCATGTTCCAGAAGCAGGCTGTGCAAGTCAGGTATCAGCTCAGGATCCGGGACACCCTCCTAAGCCACCCTGGAATGGGCTGGCTTGGGAGGGGGAGTTCTGGGTTTCCACCAGTATTCAACACCTGGAAGACAGACCCCCCAGCAGGGAGGTCTGGTGGAAAAAGCCCACCATGACCAAGAACAATATACTAAGTCTCATGATACAACTCTCCATGGTTTcgttattatccccactttacagatgaggaaactgaggccctgagatGTTAAGTAGTTGACCCAACGTTATACAGCTTCTAAGAGTCAGAGCCCTCGTGCGAAGCAGGTGGTTTGATCTGGAGCCTGTGTGCTGGGCCCATGCTGCACTAGAAACAAGTTTAGGAGGAGGAGTGGTCTATGGACTACAAACCTGATTTGGTCCTTTACGATCAGGGTGAGAagtcaggggctggggggaggaaTTTGCTAGTATAATGGTCCCTCCACAGAAAAGAGGTAGGGCCATCTCTGAGTGACAGAGGGGTCAGCCCGATGGTCCGGGCAGTGTCTGGAGTCGTGCCCCCTATCGTGCCAGCTCCTCTGTGCTGCAGAGAGGTCAGCACCAgatttccactttggctcatgtttctgggaaaaaaaaaaaggcccctGAGGGCTGAGGCCTCCATCACATGgggtgtgggatcttcccgagcctGGCACAGGCACCAGCTCTGGCCACTGGCCCAGCTTTGAAACAGGAGGAGCGGAAATGTCCTGTAAGCGGTGGGAGGCGGGGGAGGGCAGACGCCACGGCCGAGTGCTGTGCCCTCGGGGGTTGCGGCTTTGGCCCAGGACCTGCCCTGGGGGAGCTCATCCTCCAGGGCTCCCAGGAAGCTGCTGCCCTGTGGGGAGACCCAGGGCACTGCCCAGGcaaggcaggaggcaggaggcagcctGGGTCCAGTGTctccaggaaactgaggcaaagccCGCAGCATCCTCTCTGTGCTCAGAAAGCCAGGCTGGAATCACCTTCGGGTGAGGATGCCAGGCTCTGTGGATGCGTGCTTCTGGGCTGTTAGTTTTCTTTGGAGGCTTTACTTCTTCATAGTGctaaaaagatctttaaaaaaaattttttttacaaactcCATCCTTTTATCAGCTCAAATAAAGAATTTGTCCACACATTAGATCAGGCTCTAGTTCCATTCAGGAAACTTGTTATAAGCTCCTCTAAGTGCAGCATTCCCCGAGTGGATACAGGTCTTGAGTTCTAGAATTTAGTCACTAAAAAGGCTGGAGGGGCCTGAGCTCCAGGATGCAGCTGAAGGCTTGGGAGGTGTATGCTGAGGCCTCCTGGCAAGCAGCACCCACTGCCCCAGGCCCTCCGGGTGGCCCATGAGCCACCTGCCCATCTTTCCACTTCCTGTAGTATTTTTGTTGCTGCAACCCTAGGCTTTATCTCTGGTGTCCCTCGGCTCTTTCCACAGAGGTTCCTGAGAGCACCCCCAACCTGACACGGTTTCTAGGCTCCGGAGCTCCCCCCGGCTGTCCATTGCTGTTTCTGCAGCCATAGACTGGAAGgatttctccctttcctttcccccATTGCTCCCACCTCCCTGCATAAGTCAGTTCAGATCAGCACATAAGATTGTGCCAGGCGCTGTGTTGGGCACTGAAGACCTAGAGCTGATGCAATCCCAGGAGCTCCCAGGTCTGGaggaaacattcaaaaaacacttAGTAGATGGAAAATACCATTGAAGCCTTAAAGGCCGTGGATTCGGCCTTACTTCAGCAGGCAGTTGGGGGCCACTGCAAATCTTTGAGTAGAACTGACTTCCAAGGGCCATGGCAGCTGAACAGTTTCTTGCTGCTTCAGGATTATCCAGAAGCCAGACCCCTCCCCTTCCACAGTGCCCACCTGCCCATCATACCCTGGACCCCTGGTGCCATCAGCTTCCACTACCCAAACGTTGATGTCAACCCTGCCCTCCCTGAGATGCCCCTTTCTATTCTGGGAagctggagagggaggggagcaGTGCTGATAGGAGGCCTAAGGccggggtggggctgggcaggaCTCACGCCCACTCCCAACCCCCACTCTTTGCAGTTCATTCTCATCTTCTCGGTGATCCAGTACCAGCCAATCACCTACAACCAATACCAGTATCCAAGCTGGGCCGTGGCCATTGGCTTCCTCATGGCTCTGTCCTCTGTCATTTGCATTCCACTCTACGCCCTGTTCCAGTTCTGCAGAACAGATGGGGacaccctcctccaggtgagGGGTTGGGACAGGGGCAGCCAGGTGAATCAGAagggggtggatggatggatggcgcTCCAGGGCTCCCTTCTGATGCACTCTGCCCGCCTGTCCCTCCCCCATGCCTACCTCTCCTGCAGCGTTTGAAAAATGCAACAAAGCCAAGCAGAGACTGGGGTCCCGCCCTCCTGGAGCACCGAACAGGGCGCTATGCCCCCACCATTGCACCCTCCCCTGAAGACGGGCTTGAGGTCCAGCCGCTGCACCCAGACAAGGCCCAGATTCCCATGGTGGGCAGTAATGGCTCCAGCCGTCTGCAGGACTCCCGGATATGAGCACAGCTGCTGGGGGgcatgccccacccccaccccgtgctCCCAACACAAAGACTGGGGAGATGGTGGATAGGTGTCCCCGCCTGCCCCCACCATGCCCTGGCCAGGGGTGGCCCCTGCCACCTTGGCCACCACTGCTAGCGCGGTCATTCGTGCTCGTGTCCCTAGTGTTTACAGGTCCTTTGGATGCTAAGATGGCAGCTGGGGGGTGTGGGTGATGGCGGGGTTGCTGGGGGGCCCAATTGCACTTTGGAGGGGTCTCAGGCCAGGTCCCCAGAGGCCTGCTGGGCTTCACGTGGCCTCTGATGCCCCCATACTTTGCCCTGAGCTGAGGTTCTGGGTGGGTCTCCTACCTGTCCCTTGCCCTGAGCCTTTGGCCTCCTGACCAGTGTTCCTGCCCTTGGGGTGGACCCCAGCCTCCGCCCAGGCTAATTCAGATCTTCCTACCTGGATGCAGGGTGAGGAGCCAGGGGGCTGTGCAGTGTTACGGGTCAGGCTGTGCGGCTCGGCCCTTTTGTCTGTgtgattatttttgtaaaaattgtATTATCTGTGGTTGCCACCCCCTCACCCTTGGCCTCAGGCCCAATCTGTCTTCCAGGCCCACCTGCACCTCACTTGGCGGCTCTGAGGTCTCTGCGCCTCCTTCCAGCACTGGCTGTCAGGGCCAGCCCAGCAGAGGCCCATGACCCAACAGCCCACCCAAAGAACTCGTTTctggggggtaggggtggggtgaTGCTCAGCAGGAGGTTTGAGCCCAGAGCCCCAGGGAAGGGGACCCTACATGACACCCGCTTTCCTACCACCACCAGGCTACAGCCCAGTCTTCCCAAACTGGGCTACCCTTGTTCACGTGCCAAATTGCCCCAGCCCACGTGCCCCAGCCCCTCTCTGGAGCCAGAACTCCTTCCCCCAAGCCCTGGAGTGTCCATGTGTCCGTCCTCCGTGCCCCTCTGTGCAGTGACAGCCCCGGAAGAGCCGCCTCTAATCCTCTGTAGCAATAATGGTGTGCCTCCCACCCCCGACCATCCGCGCACCACTAGGATTTTAAAGTCCATAGGTTTTAATGAAATTTCTATTCCTgtctctgtgctgctgctgtgctTTGTCTGGGTCCTCCAGGGGGACATGAGTCAGGGCTGGGACAAGACCTTCTGCCAGGCCTTTGCGGGGGGGGTGTACCTGGGAGGAGAAATGCCAGAGGCTGTGACAGTCAGGACTGGACACCCAGGACCTGGTGAGAAGGTAGAGTGAgggccagacagacagacagcagtGGAATCCTGAGGAGGGCTCATCCCAGACTAGATCTGAAGTAGGCTGGGCCCTGGAAGCTGAAAGGGGGCAGTAGCAGACAGGACAAGTGCCAACCGAAGCTGAAGCCTCCTTCCTGAGCAGCCCTTCAGGTTGGGGCCTGGGGAGCTGCACTGGACATCGGAGTAGAAGCTGGCCTTTTCCTGGGGCTGCACTGAATCTTCCGTCCCCAGCGGCAGGTGGAGGCCAGGCTGCGAGGTTTGGGGCAGTGCTCCAGAGGAGGAGCAGGCAGGCAGCACTGGAGAGGCCTGGCCCAAACTCCAGCAGCCCCGTGGAGGCAAGACAGGGGTCCAGGGCCCTGGCTGGAGGACCCTAAGGGCTGTGGCCTGAATGGGAGGGATTAGCTGTGAGGGGGCTGTGGCCTGCCTCTCAGCCTGCCCCATCCAGCTATCTGTCTGCTCTGGGTTACCTGTGGctggaggagacacaggaaggCCTCAGGGGTGACTGCAGCTCCTGTTGCATGGCTGCCTTCTGTTCCTTTAGCTCTGGAGGAGAGGTTCTACCTGAGACACAGCGCCCAGTCTTCCAGGGTGTGTTACAagagcggggggcgggggggcatgGGGGAGATGGGGGGTGGGAGTGGCACAGAGTGCTGGGTGCTCTGGGGCCTGCTAGGGTCCTCACCTGCGAGGGTGGGCTCTAGGCTTGGCTTAGAGGGCCGAGCGGCCCCTATATATTCTTCTTCCAGGCAGCGCTGCAGGGAGAGCTGGCTTAGTGCCTGGCCTTACGACAGGGGCAGGGCAGGTCTGGGCAGGGTGCCCAGGCCAGGATCCCCATGGTGGGGCGCAGGAACCAGCCCGTGCAGTCTCTTCATCCCAACCACATGGGGGCACTCCTGAGAGGAACACCAGCCTCTCCCTGAAAAGCTGAGCTTGGCAAGGGGGTGGCAGGCCTGAATCCAGACTTGGGGAAGAGAAGAAGGCAAAAGACCTGGGCAGACCCAGCAGTTGATCTAAAAGTGCTGACCTCGGACTTAGGGACTCAACTGGAATATGGGTTCACGTACTTAGGGATCACACACATAAGAAGTGTGCACACGGGAAAAACGGACCCAGGGTTCACACAACCTCTGcaggcacagacacacacagacccatGTGTGTGGATCTCATGCCCTGGGTGAGAGACAGGGGTGTCTACGCTCAGCAgaagggctgggggcagggcggCCCAGGACTGCAGCTCACCTGCAGGATGGGAATCTCCCTCTCCAGTGCGCGGCACTCTTCCTCCAGGAGGGCCCTGGGACATGGACAGTGCAGCACCGGAAGCAGTGTGGCAGACCCGTATCTCAGCAGAGCCCTCCAAGCGGTCCCCACCCCCGGCCTCCCCAGGAGCCTCCTCTGGGCCCTCCTATCACAGCCCACCTCTCCCTCTGCTGCCCTCATGCTGTTCCAGCACAGCCTTGCAGCCCCGCTAGCCTCTTCCTGGGCAGGGAGTGTCCTCTCTCCTTACCCGCCTCCCAGGGCCCACCCTGAGGAGCAGCATTCTCTCTTCTACACGATAGGACTAGACTTGCGGGTCCTCCTGCCTCCATTCTTTCCCGCATCACAGCCCTGCCCCTGCTTTAAAAACTCTGCTATGTGTCATCTTCTCCCACCTCCCAGGATAAGAGTCCTCAGGCCAAGGCCCATGTAGGCATCTGTACTTGACTGATTTCCTGGCAGCAACCTCATCAGCACCCTGCCCTTTCCACCTCTCAGCCCCACTCTCCTGGGTCTCCCAGCCAGGTGtgttccctcccctctcctcccagtaGTCCCAGTACATCAGGGTCCATCCACAGTCCCACCCTGCCTGTCTCCACCCCCACTGCACACACTTGGGGGCCTCACCGCAGGTGTCCAGCAACCTGATCAATGTGGGACATGTTCAGCTGGTCCTTGATGACACTGAGGTCCCGGTAACAGCTGCTGGCAGATGAAGTCAACCTCACTCTCCCATGCTGCTTCACCCCAGGACTTCAGGACACAAATGCCATTTCTCCTAGACAATTTTGTGCTTTTTCACAAAGGCAATACAAGATGGTACTAAAAGGAGGAGATCTGGAGCCTGGGATTGCACATGGGTTCTGCCACCCTTTACTGTGTACGAGCCTGGGAAAGTCGATCATCCTTTCTGAGCATGATGTCCCCTTATGAAGGGGACATCATCCCCTTCATAAGGATGTGTGAGAAGTAAGTTGCTACCATTCACTGATGAACATGCTGCTGCTCATTTATCTCATTCAGTCCCCAGTCCTCACAGCCTGGTTGTCCCAGCCTGAGGCACAACTGGCCACTGGATGAAGTCTTTCCTTCCACTCATATCTGCGTGTAGTGCACCCTATTCCTGCAAAGTGCTTCTCTTTGTATCTGTCTGGAAGTCTGTTCCTCATATTCTAAAACCCAGATGGAACCAAGCTCCCAGGGTTGGCACGTGTCTCCTGAGCCTCTGCAGCCCTCATGGGCTGACTCCTACCACAGGTGGCTGTAGAAGTGTCAGTCCCAGACCAGGAGCTCCTCCATGCCCGCAGGTGGGACCTACCAGCTGGCCGGGGTCCGTTGCTCAGCAAGGACAGATCCCGCCTCTCCTATTACTATACCTGGGGTCACCAGCTCTCATCTGGAACATCTCCTGTTCTGGCAAATCACGCCTGGGCTCCTCCAAGGCAAAGCGCAGGACCCTGGGGCTATACTGGACCCaagcctgggtttggtccctgcaGAAGATGCATAAAGGCAATTCAGGGGCTCCTTCCAGGGAACCACAGGAAAGGTAACCCTGGCCACTTGTCAGTTGCCAGGCTAGCCCATCTGAGTTCTGGACACAGGCCCCAGCCCCAGGTCTGGAGCTCCAACCTGCCCTCACAGATGGCCTTCCGGCGGAGACCTTGGAGCAGCTGCCGCAGTTCCTGGCGCACAAGATCTCTTACGAGGGGCGGTGGTGCCAGAAGGGAGGAGAGGTCAGAGGTGGGGCGTGATCCAGGGGCTTGGCTAGATCGAGCCTCTTGGAGCAATGATCGTAACATCACCACCTGCAAGGAGAGCTGGGACACCTCGGTGACTGCGGAGGGAAGTGAAGGGAGGCAGGGGAGCTGGGGGAATGAGGCGCAGGGCAGTTAAATTGGAGAGGGTTAGGCGGACAATGAGATCCGACAAGAGCTCGAGAGTTACTGGGCAGGGATAGGGACCCATAGAAGGTGAGCAAATCATCCAAGTCGTGGGACAGATCTGCCGTGGGGCCCACCTTCTTACGCCCCACCTCTGCCCGAAGCTCCAGGCTCAGATCCACCGTCGTCTCCCCTAGAATTCTCTTCACTTCGGGCCGCTCCGGGAGCGGAACGTGCTCTTCCACCAGTTCCCACAGCGACGGGGAGTCCCCAGGCATGGCCCGCCCGCGCCGCCGCCCCCCAGACTCGGGGCCGCACGCTTGGACCTGCGGGACCCCCAGTCCGAGCGCTGGGTTACTGGGATACCGCTAGTCGCCCAGGGCCGGGCACGCCCACTCACGCCTCGCCCGCTTCCGGGTCTCACAGGCCACGCCCCCAGCCTGTCACTCGGACCGGCCTCTCCCAAGCCCCATTCTATTCTGCCTCCCGTCCCCACGACTAGAGTTGCTCGGTCCAGAGCCGCTGGCCTCTGGCGCTCTTCTGCCCTACTACTGATCGACTCTCGGAGGCCACGGTTTCAGGTCGCGGCCCCGGGAGCCAGGCGGCGGGACTGGGGCCCTAGCTCCGCCTCTTCCGCATGGCCGTCACCCGGGAAACGGGGCCAGCTAGCCCCAAGCCCCGCCCCCAGAGAGTCCCGGGCCCGCCCATTCCAGGCGGTGCCGGCTAACAAAGCCCAACCCACAGCCGTGGTAGGTGGTTTCCAAGTCTCAACCATGCACATCAATCTGACCCCAAGCACCTTTCATCCCCGGGCACCTTTAGACGCCAGGGCAGGTGAAAGAACCGAGAAATTTGAGCCCGGTGGGTTTATTACTTCCTTGCCTTTTCCGGCCAGGAGGCAGCGGCAGGGTAAAATTTGTCCTTCCAGCCCGCGTAAGTCTAGTGAACCCCTGCGCTTCTAGGGATTTGGGGAACCAGGACAGTCCGGACCAGACAGATTGGGCCAGGCGCCCTTCCCCAAACACACCAGGATCCGAGATTAGGGATCCAGATCCCCATCCCCAAACAGACAAAGGGCTTATCCATTCACGTTTTTTACTAAAGCACCCACACAAGTTTCTGTGCAATGTACAAACACGAGCCGGTCCTGGGGCTACTGCCTTCTCTCTGAGAGGCGGGGTGGGACTGGAACCCAACTGATCCAAGCCCCATCCGCCCCCATGCAAAGCCCAACCCCAAGATCCCAGGCCGTGACACAGCACCCCCTCTGGTCCCCTCCTGGGGCTGCTCCTCAGCAGGGGGTACCCCAGAGTTTGCCCCCTACAATGTTGAGTGAAAAAGGTTTCCCCTCCCCTGGGAGTGTGGGGGATCCTCAGGTCTGAGAATTTCCCCTGGAAGCGACATTGCCCCCTAGTCATACCTCCCACTCTTCTAGGCCCTAGGGGACTCAAgggggggaaactgaggcacagagaggtggagTGACCTGGCCCAGGCCACTCGGCGAGGCAGTGCAGGGGCTGACCCAACCCTGACAGTGAGGGGGGCTgaactggggagggaggagcaggaaGGGTTGACCCCAGAGACGGCCACCCTTGAGGGGCCTGCCCAGGATGGAAGCTCCCCCAAAGTAGGTTCTGAAACTTCCAAGTGCAGCTGGGGGGTGCCTACTGAAGACCCTCAGAAAACAGAGCCCACAGTCTCAGTCCTGGGAGATCCACCCTAGAGCAGCTGCCAGCCAGGCTGTAGGTCAGTCCTCTGACAGGCAATCCTTGGCACTGGGAGCCTTTGTCCACTGGTGTCATCCCCGAGGAGGCCACGAAGGGGGCCGCCCAATGTCCACCGTGATATT
It contains:
- the CCDC24 gene encoding coiled-coil domain-containing protein 24 isoform X2, which translates into the protein MPGDSPSLWELVEEHVPLPERPEVKRILGETTVDLSLELRAEVGRKKVVMLRSLLQEARSSQAPGSRPTSDLSSLLAPPPLVRDLVRQELRQLLQGLRRKAICEGRDQTQAWVQYSPRVLRFALEEPRRDLPEQEMFQMRAGDPSCYRDLSVIKDQLNMSHIDQVAGHLRALLEEECRALEREIPILQRCLEEEYIGAARPSKPSLEPTLAELKEQKAAMQQELQSPLRPSCVSSSHRPQPLGSSSQGPGPLSCLHGAAGVWARPLQCCLPAPPLEHCPKPRSLASTCRWGRKIQCSPRKRPASTPMSSAAPQAPT
- the CCDC24 gene encoding coiled-coil domain-containing protein 24 isoform X1, which produces MPGDSPSLWELVEEHVPLPERPEVKRILGETTVDLSLELRAEVGRKKVVMLRSLLQEARSSQAPGSRPTSDLSSLLAPPPLVRDLVRQELRQLLQGLRRKAICEGRDQTQAWVQYSPRVLRFALEEPRRDLPEQEMFQMRAGDPSSCYRDLSVIKDQLNMSHIDQVAGHLRALLEEECRALEREIPILQRCLEEEYIGAARPSKPSLEPTLAELKEQKAAMQQELQSPLRPSCVSSSHRPQPLGSSSQGPGPLSCLHGAAGVWARPLQCCLPAPPLEHCPKPRSLASTCRWGRKIQCSPRKRPASTPMSSAAPQAPT
- the CCDC24 gene encoding coiled-coil domain-containing protein 24 isoform X4, whose translation is MPGDSPSLWELVEEHVPLPERPEVKRILGETTVDLSLELRAEVGRKKVVMLRSLLQEARSSQAPGSRPTSDLSSLLAPPPLVRDLVRQELRQLLQGLRRKAICEGRDQTQAWVQYSPRVLRFALEEPRRDLPEQEMFQMRAGDPSSCYRDLSVIKDQLNMSHIDQVAGHLRALLEEECRALEREIPILQRCLEEEYIGAARPSKPSLEPTLAELKEQKAAMQQELQSPLRPSCVSSSHRYTPPAKAWQKVLSQP
- the CCDC24 gene encoding coiled-coil domain-containing protein 24 isoform X5 is translated as MPGDSPSLWELVEEHVPLPERPEVKRILGETTVDLSLELRAEVVMLRSLLQEARSSQAPGSRPTSDLSSLLAPPPLVRDLVRQELRQLLQGLRRKAICEGRLELQTWAPELPLCIFCRDQTQAWVQYSPRVLRFALEEPRRDLPEQEMFQMRAGDPSCYRDLSVIKDQLNMSHIDQVAGHLRALLEEECRALEREIPILQRCLEEEYIGAARPSKPSLEPTLAELKEQKAAMQQELQSPLRPSCVSSSHRPQPLGSSSQGPGPLSCLHGAAGVWARPLQCCLPAPPLEHCPKPRSLASTCRWGRKIQCSPRKRPASTPMSSAAPQAPT
- the CCDC24 gene encoding coiled-coil domain-containing protein 24 isoform X3; translated protein: MPGDSPSLWELVEEHVPLPERPEVKRILGETTVDLSLELRAEVVMLRSLLQEARSSQAPGSRPTSDLSSLLAPPPLVRDLVRQELRQLLQGLRRKAICEGRDQTQAWVQYSPRVLRFALEEPRRDLPEQEMFQMRAGDPSSCYRDLSVIKDQLNMSHIDQVAGHLRALLEEECRALEREIPILQRCLEEEYIGAARPSKPSLEPTLAELKEQKAAMQQELQSPLRPSCVSSSHRPQPLGSSSQGPGPLSCLHGAAGVWARPLQCCLPAPPLEHCPKPRSLASTCRWGRKIQCSPRKRPASTPMSSAAPQAPT